One part of the Vicia villosa cultivar HV-30 ecotype Madison, WI linkage group LG6, Vvil1.0, whole genome shotgun sequence genome encodes these proteins:
- the LOC131613221 gene encoding putative F-box protein At3g16210 encodes MVVTIADQTLQLVSMKKSAGVGNTKVSIDIPNDLAFSILSKMSIKSLKRFECVCKPWTLLLKNPIFTRLFYDNFLYNNDCYYHNRSLFLHHLIDINSETKFMLYSYSGERYESMTKLNWPNPFQEEDPDFDILGSGIINGVLCLISCSHPTLKFVLWNPTTQELKVIPNSPFDFVGDELDITAHGFGYDCVGDDYKVIREISLDLEYLESDYDIEIVSLGKISHNPFWEIYSLRSNSWKKLQYDIRHEYSSKGVCLDGVCHWWCESNYNDDKDDGIYLLSFYLNDEVFLITPIEDHTFELGTTTRELCVLNGFIALISTNKQMESLHISILGELGVKESWTKLFIVCPMPYIKYSTGVGKKGDILLVKEDGKLLRFNLSTQQIEELKFAGSQFLGRTILYKESLLPILE; translated from the coding sequence ATGGTGGTTACAATTGCAGACCAAACTCTACAGCTTGTGAGTATGAAGAAATCGGCGGGCGTAGGAAATACAAAGGTTAGCATTGACATACCTAATGATCTGGCCTTTTCTATTTTGTCAAAAATGTCGATTAAATCTTTGAAGCGTTTTGAATGTGTATGCAAACCATGGACCCTTTTGCTTAAAAACCCTATTTTCACGAGattgttttatgacaatttcttaTATAATAACGATTGTTATTATCATAATAGATCTCTTTTTCTGCATCATCTTATTGATATCAATTCCGAGACCAAATTTATGTTGTATTCTTATTCTGGTGAGAGGTATGAGAGTATGACCAAATTAAATTGGCCAAATCCATTTCAAGAAGAGGATCCTGATTTTGATATTTTGGGATCTGGTATTATTAATGGAGTTCTTTGTCTAATTAGTTGCTCTCATCCAACTCTAAAATTTGTATTGTGGAACCCAACTACTCAAGAATTGAAGGTTATTCCTAACAGTCCTTTTGATTTCGTTGGAGATGAACTTGATATTACTGCACATGGTTTTGGCTAtgattgtgttggagatgactaTAAGGTGATTCGAGAGATTTCACTTGATCTAGAATATCTAGAAAGTGACTATGACATTGAAATTGTGTCATTGGGAAAAATATCTCACAACCCTTTTTGGGAGATATATAGCCTACGAAGTAACTCTTGGAAGAAACTTCAATATGATATACGCCATGAATATTCAAGTAAAGGAGTGTGCTTGGATGGAGTGTGTCATTGGTGGTGTGAAAGCAACTATAATGATGATAAAGATGATGGAATATATCTATTGTCATTTTACCTAAACGATGAAGTATTCCTTATCACACCCATAGAAGACCATACTTTTGAATTAGGGACTACAACAAGAGAGTTATGTGTGTTAAATGGGTTCATTGCTTTAATCTCAACAAATAAACAAATGGAATCTCTTCACATATCGATTTTGGGTGAACTTGGTGTAAAAGAATCATGGACTAAACTATTTATTGTTTGCCCCATGCCTTACATTAAATATTCGACAGGAGTAGGAAAAAAGGGCGATATATTATTGGTAAAAGAAGACGGAAAACTCCTCCGTTTTAATTTAAGCACACAACAAATTGAGGAACTCAAATTTGCAGGAAGTCAATTTTTGGGTAGGACAATACTCTataaagaaagtcttcttccaatTTTGGAGTAG